The following coding sequences lie in one Heyndrickxia oleronia genomic window:
- the pnpS gene encoding two-component system histidine kinase PnpS, whose product MNKLWLKISLRFFILLFLVLIAIGFFIADMMKNTYMDMTRNQLFQDAHIVSEFINTNSLNEDTNSLQKKIESFYAENQPRITVIDIDGKVLADSEDNPENMENHANRPEFKQLIKGHKKKAESIRYSQTLGYNMMYVATPIKDQHQIIGVIRVAFTLQNIDHAIQKLWVSLGIALGITLILATFIAIRLSKGITRPIEDIIQVASRLTEKDYSSRVRAKTKGELDQLAIAINTLAKSLQHQMEEIRENQQKLTGVLENMVSGVMLIQPTGRIALVNPAMEKIIGTSAEQLTGKLHIEAGKSFGLSQLIDRSLKEVTSIHDEVHMYFPTERILDTHIAPYVGVNGDIKGVITVLHDITEIRRLEKIRSEFVANVSHELKTPITSLKGFSETLLDGAMHDPEVTKSFLTIIHDESERLHRLITDILHLSKIEQHQIPFHPEPLDVIKVIYETVETMQEELNKKQLTITLPEEDPVIIDAEKDRLRQIILNLIANAITYTPEKGSIEIKLDDEEEKIKIHVKDSGIGIAKEDLPRIFERFYRVDKARSRNSGGTGLGLAIVKHLVESHNGAIEVDSEEGKGTEFTIILPKKQY is encoded by the coding sequence ATGAATAAGCTGTGGCTGAAAATTTCCCTTCGATTTTTTATCCTTTTATTTTTAGTTCTTATTGCTATCGGTTTTTTTATTGCCGATATGATGAAAAATACATATATGGATATGACGCGAAATCAATTATTTCAAGATGCACATATTGTTTCTGAATTTATTAATACGAACTCTTTAAACGAAGATACGAACAGTTTACAAAAAAAGATTGAAAGTTTTTATGCAGAAAATCAACCGAGAATTACAGTCATTGATATCGATGGAAAGGTGCTTGCAGATTCAGAAGACAATCCTGAAAATATGGAGAATCATGCGAATCGTCCAGAGTTCAAGCAACTGATAAAAGGTCATAAAAAGAAGGCAGAGTCAATTCGCTATAGCCAGACCCTTGGCTATAATATGATGTATGTCGCTACTCCAATAAAAGATCAGCATCAGATTATTGGGGTAATCAGAGTTGCTTTTACCTTACAAAATATCGATCATGCAATCCAAAAACTATGGGTAAGTCTTGGGATAGCACTAGGAATTACACTAATTTTGGCAACTTTTATTGCTATTCGCCTATCTAAAGGGATAACGAGACCTATTGAGGATATTATTCAAGTAGCTAGTCGTTTGACGGAAAAAGATTATAGTAGTAGGGTCCGTGCAAAAACAAAAGGCGAACTTGATCAATTAGCAATCGCGATTAATACTCTTGCAAAAAGTTTACAGCACCAAATGGAGGAAATTAGGGAGAATCAACAAAAACTAACAGGGGTTTTAGAAAATATGGTGAGTGGCGTCATGCTTATCCAACCAACAGGTCGAATCGCATTAGTCAATCCCGCAATGGAGAAAATTATTGGAACAAGTGCCGAACAATTGACAGGAAAGCTACATATTGAAGCAGGGAAAAGCTTTGGACTTAGTCAGTTAATTGACCGCTCTTTGAAAGAAGTAACGAGTATCCATGATGAAGTACATATGTATTTCCCAACAGAAAGAATTCTTGATACACATATTGCTCCATATGTTGGAGTTAATGGTGATATTAAAGGGGTTATTACTGTGCTTCATGATATTACGGAAATTCGTAGACTTGAAAAAATAAGAAGTGAGTTTGTTGCCAATGTTTCGCATGAGCTAAAAACTCCAATAACTTCTCTAAAAGGATTTTCTGAAACATTACTTGATGGTGCCATGCATGATCCTGAGGTAACAAAATCATTTTTAACAATTATTCACGATGAAAGTGAACGACTTCATCGTTTGATTACTGATATTCTACATCTATCTAAAATCGAGCAACACCAGATTCCATTCCATCCTGAGCCACTAGATGTTATCAAGGTTATCTATGAAACGGTAGAAACGATGCAAGAGGAACTTAATAAAAAGCAGCTAACGATCACCCTTCCAGAAGAAGATCCGGTAATCATTGATGCAGAAAAAGATCGTCTCCGCCAAATCATTTTGAACTTAATTGCTAATGCAATTACCTATACACCTGAGAAAGGGTCAATTGAAATTAAATTGGATGATGAGGAAGAAAAAATTAAGATTCATGTAAAAGATTCGGGAATTGGGATAGCAAAAGAGGATTTACCACGTATATTTGAGCGTTTTTATCGTGTAGATAAAGCAAGATCTCGAAATTCGGGTGGGACAGGACTCGGACTAGCAATTGTTAAACATTTAGTAGAATCACATAATGGTGCGATTGAAGTAGATAGTGAAGAAGGGAAAGGTACAGAGTTTACTATTATTCTTCCCAAAAAACAATATTAG
- a CDS encoding GNAT family N-acetyltransferase, with amino-acid sequence MQESILFTETNRLILRPFKKDDYSNWYTQFDQRLPSQYKYDDGRPTNMETSTEAWFTKWIEGFELMANKDETYILGVFRKEDGVNVGKVEITTIMRREFQWAMMGYSIHNQFWKNGYAIESVSAATDLFFSKLNFHRIELHINMDNHPSIRLAERTGFLFECVRKEFSFEDHQWTDFLIYYKNQPSTSV; translated from the coding sequence ATGCAGGAATCGATTCTGTTTACCGAAACTAATAGACTCATTCTTCGCCCGTTTAAAAAGGACGACTATTCAAATTGGTATACACAGTTCGACCAAAGACTGCCGTCCCAATATAAATATGATGATGGTCGTCCGACTAATATGGAAACCTCGACAGAAGCTTGGTTTACGAAATGGATAGAGGGGTTCGAATTGATGGCTAATAAAGATGAAACCTATATCCTTGGAGTTTTTCGCAAAGAAGATGGAGTTAATGTTGGAAAGGTAGAAATAACGACAATCATGAGAAGAGAGTTTCAGTGGGCTATGATGGGATACTCTATTCACAATCAATTTTGGAAAAACGGATATGCGATAGAAAGTGTATCTGCTGCAACGGACTTGTTTTTCTCTAAATTGAATTTTCATAGAATCGAACTGCATATCAATATGGATAATCATCCATCTATCCGATTAGCTGAACGCACAGGATTCCTTTTTGAATGTGTGAGAAAAGAGTTTTCATTTGAGGATCATCAATGGACCGACTTTTTAATCTATTATAAGAATCAACCGAGCACATCTGTTTAA
- a CDS encoding phosphate ABC transporter substrate-binding protein PstS family protein encodes MRKRIIALFSMLLVFAIVAAGCGSGSETDSKANAEGGNKKEETTKGSITAVGSSALQPLVDEAANQFMSKHSGSTINVQGGGSGTGLSQISEGAVDIGNSDIFAEEKDGIDASKLVDHKVAVVGMGPVVNKEAGVEDITKQQLIDIFTGKIKNWKDVGGKDQEIVLINRAEGSGTRAVFEATALDGATPAQAQEQDSSGTVQKIVSETPGAISYLAFSYFNDSITPLKVDGVEPTATNVETNEWKIWAYEHMYTNGDPTGLTKEFLDFILSDEIQSSLITELGYIPVTGMKVERDAEGKITNK; translated from the coding sequence ATGAGAAAAAGAATCATAGCTTTATTTAGTATGTTACTAGTGTTTGCGATCGTCGCAGCAGGATGTGGTAGTGGAAGTGAAACAGATTCAAAAGCAAATGCTGAAGGTGGAAATAAAAAAGAAGAAACCACTAAAGGTTCTATTACAGCAGTTGGATCTAGTGCATTACAACCACTAGTTGATGAAGCTGCGAATCAGTTTATGAGCAAACATTCAGGTTCCACAATTAATGTACAAGGTGGAGGAAGTGGAACAGGACTCAGTCAAATTAGTGAAGGTGCAGTAGATATCGGTAACTCTGATATTTTTGCTGAAGAAAAAGATGGAATAGATGCAAGTAAATTAGTTGATCATAAAGTAGCAGTAGTTGGAATGGGACCTGTTGTGAATAAAGAAGCAGGTGTTGAAGATATTACAAAGCAACAGTTAATTGATATTTTCACAGGAAAAATCAAAAACTGGAAAGATGTTGGCGGCAAAGACCAAGAAATTGTGTTAATCAATCGTGCCGAGGGTTCAGGAACAAGAGCTGTATTTGAAGCAACTGCATTAGATGGTGCGACACCTGCACAAGCACAAGAACAAGACTCATCAGGTACAGTACAAAAAATTGTTAGTGAAACACCGGGAGCAATAAGCTATCTAGCATTCTCTTATTTCAATGATTCTATTACACCATTAAAAGTAGATGGAGTAGAACCTACAGCAACAAATGTAGAAACAAATGAATGGAAAATTTGGGCATATGAGCATATGTACACAAATGGCGATCCTACAGGGTTAACAAAAGAATTTTTAGATTTCATTTTAAGTGATGAAATTCAATCTTCCTTAATCACAGAACTTGGTTATATTCCTGTTACAGGGATGAAGGTAGAACGTGATGCTGAAGGAAAGATTACGAATAAATAA
- the pstC gene encoding phosphate ABC transporter permease subunit PstC — protein MKGESILELKDIKMTEKQWNSSTKIWTEQRGRMITLTSVSIMIIIAVSILYFVASKGFSTFTVNKASIIDFFTGMQWKPSTLDDLGRPIVGALPLIFGSFAVTLLAAIICAPLAIGAAVFMTEISPKFGKKILQPVIELLVGIPSVVYGFVGLSVVVPFLRENIGGSGFGIAAGTIVLTIMILPTITSLSVDAIEAVPMQIREASLALGATRWQTIYRVILKTSLPGLLTAIVFGMARAFGEALAVQMVIGNSTVIPSSLVEPASTLTSILTMGMGYTVMGKAENNALWSLALVLLLMSLIFIIIIRILGRRRVY, from the coding sequence TTGAAAGGGGAAAGTATCTTGGAATTAAAGGATATAAAAATGACGGAAAAGCAATGGAATTCATCAACTAAGATATGGACAGAGCAGCGTGGCCGAATGATAACATTAACTTCTGTTTCAATTATGATTATCATTGCGGTTTCCATTTTATATTTCGTCGCTTCAAAGGGCTTTAGTACATTTACAGTTAATAAAGCAAGTATTATTGATTTTTTTACAGGAATGCAATGGAAGCCTAGTACTTTAGATGATTTAGGAAGACCAATCGTTGGTGCACTACCTCTTATTTTTGGTTCCTTTGCTGTGACATTATTAGCAGCGATCATTTGTGCTCCGCTTGCCATTGGTGCTGCAGTTTTCATGACGGAAATCTCTCCAAAATTCGGTAAAAAAATTTTACAGCCGGTCATTGAACTACTTGTCGGAATTCCATCAGTTGTGTATGGATTTGTTGGATTAAGTGTGGTGGTCCCTTTTCTCCGTGAAAATATTGGCGGGAGTGGATTTGGAATTGCAGCAGGAACAATCGTGTTAACGATTATGATATTACCAACGATAACGAGTCTTTCCGTTGATGCAATTGAGGCGGTTCCCATGCAAATTAGGGAGGCATCATTAGCATTAGGCGCGACAAGATGGCAAACGATTTATCGTGTAATTCTAAAAACTTCCTTACCTGGTTTATTGACAGCTATCGTCTTCGGAATGGCTCGTGCATTTGGTGAAGCATTAGCTGTTCAAATGGTCATTGGAAATTCTACCGTTATACCTAGTTCATTAGTAGAGCCCGCTTCGACCTTAACAAGTATTTTAACGATGGGCATGGGCTATACAGTAATGGGAAAAGCAGAAAACAATGCTCTATGGTCATTAGCATTAGTCCTCTTACTAATGTCACTCATCTTTATCATTATTATTCGCATCTTAGGTCGTAGGAGGGTTTATTAA
- the pstA gene encoding phosphate ABC transporter permease PstA encodes MNAKRADRLATIIFYAIAGFIVLLLAGLFGYILVNGVSHISWKFITSPPQSFRAGGGIGPQLFNSFYLLILTMIISVPLALGAGIYMSEYAKKNIFTDILRTVIEVLSSLPSIVVGLFGFLFFVIYMGWGFSILTGALVLTIFNLPLMVRVVETSLQGVPDAQREAGLALGISKWETIKKILLPAAIPGIVTGIILASGRVFGEAAALIYTAGMSTPILDISNWNPFSPTSPLNPMRPAETLAVHIWKINSEGLMPDVKEVSSGTSALLVLLILVFNISARWIGKFIYKRMTAS; translated from the coding sequence ATGAATGCAAAACGAGCGGATCGATTAGCTACCATTATATTTTATGCAATTGCTGGTTTTATCGTCTTACTTCTTGCAGGATTATTTGGGTATATTCTTGTAAATGGTGTTAGTCATATTAGCTGGAAATTTATTACCTCACCTCCACAATCATTTCGTGCAGGAGGAGGAATTGGACCACAATTATTTAACTCCTTTTACTTGTTAATTCTAACAATGATTATCAGTGTTCCATTAGCATTAGGTGCTGGGATTTATATGTCAGAATATGCAAAGAAAAATATATTTACAGATATTCTGCGAACGGTTATCGAGGTTTTATCTTCTCTTCCTTCTATCGTTGTAGGGTTGTTTGGATTCTTATTTTTCGTTATCTATATGGGATGGGGATTCTCGATCTTAACGGGTGCCTTAGTATTAACCATTTTCAATTTACCATTAATGGTTCGCGTTGTAGAAACCTCCTTGCAGGGAGTTCCAGACGCACAAAGGGAAGCTGGATTAGCATTAGGAATATCGAAATGGGAAACTATCAAAAAAATTCTTCTTCCAGCTGCTATTCCAGGTATTGTTACAGGAATTATTCTTGCTTCTGGAAGGGTGTTCGGTGAGGCAGCTGCACTTATTTATACAGCGGGGATGAGTACGCCAATTCTCGACATTTCAAATTGGAATCCATTCAGTCCAACATCACCGCTTAATCCTATGAGACCGGCTGAAACCCTAGCTGTGCATATATGGAAAATTAATTCTGAAGGACTTATGCCTGATGTAAAAGAAGTTTCAAGCGGTACTTCAGCCTTATTGGTTTTATTGATATTAGTTTTTAATATAAGTGCACGCTGGATCGGCAAATTCATTTATAAACGAATGACTGCCTCTTAA
- the pstB gene encoding phosphate ABC transporter ATP-binding protein PstB produces the protein MEATMERKQNKTAIAVSSHKLKIKKVTALETKDLHVYYGNHLALKNISMPIYKNQVTAFIGPSGCGKSTYLRSLNRMNDEIEGCRVEGKIIYKDFDINQSNVNVFEIRKNIGMVFQRPNPFAKSIFDNVAFGPKQHGEKNKKVLQEIVEKSLRKAALWDEVKDRLNKSALALSGGQQQRLCIARAIAMEPDVLLLDEPASALDPISTSKIEELIIDLKKDYTVVIVTHNMQQAARISDQTAFFYMGDLVEYNETKQIFTNPQEKQTEDYVTGNFG, from the coding sequence ATGGAAGCTACAATGGAAAGAAAGCAGAATAAGACGGCGATTGCTGTGAGTAGTCATAAATTGAAGATAAAAAAGGTAACAGCACTTGAAACAAAAGATTTACATGTATACTACGGTAATCATTTAGCCTTAAAGAATATATCAATGCCAATTTATAAAAATCAAGTGACTGCATTTATAGGACCATCTGGTTGTGGGAAATCTACGTATTTGCGAAGCTTAAATCGAATGAATGATGAAATTGAGGGGTGTCGTGTAGAAGGAAAGATCATCTATAAAGATTTTGATATCAATCAATCCAATGTGAATGTATTTGAGATTAGAAAAAACATTGGAATGGTGTTTCAACGTCCCAATCCGTTTGCCAAATCTATCTTTGATAATGTGGCGTTTGGACCGAAACAACATGGAGAGAAAAACAAAAAAGTATTGCAGGAAATTGTTGAAAAAAGCTTACGAAAAGCAGCCCTTTGGGATGAAGTGAAGGATCGCTTAAATAAATCAGCATTAGCTTTATCTGGTGGACAGCAGCAAAGACTTTGTATTGCACGGGCAATAGCTATGGAACCTGATGTCCTATTGCTTGACGAACCTGCTTCAGCTTTAGATCCTATCTCGACTAGTAAAATTGAAGAGCTCATCATTGATTTGAAAAAAGATTATACCGTTGTCATTGTGACCCATAATATGCAACAAGCAGCGAGAATCTCTGATCAAACAGCATTTTTCTATATGGGGGATTTAGTTGAATACAACGAGACGAAACAAATCTTTACGAATCCTCAAGAGAAGCAAACAGAAGATTATGTGACTGGAAATTTCGGATGA
- the pstB gene encoding phosphate ABC transporter ATP-binding protein PstB: MAISIEQLEATSTIIRSHSLNVYYDQFQALKDITIDMKKNTVTALIGPSGCGKSTFLRTLNRMNDLVPKFRVEGQLSYNNQDIYSPTMDVVELRKQVGMVFQRPNPFPMSIYDNVAYGLRIHGIKKKGIQDEIVEKSLRQAALWDEVKDRLHKSAMGLSGGQQQRLVIARVLAIQPDVILMDEPASALDPISTSKIEQLIIELKQQYTIIIVTHSMQQAARVSDDTAFFLNGEIIEFDQTHSIFTNPKKKETEDYISGRFG, from the coding sequence ATGGCAATTTCAATCGAGCAACTAGAAGCAACAAGTACAATCATTCGGAGTCATTCATTAAATGTATATTATGATCAGTTTCAAGCACTAAAAGATATTACCATTGATATGAAAAAGAATACTGTGACGGCATTAATTGGTCCTTCGGGATGCGGAAAATCTACTTTTTTACGGACATTAAACCGAATGAATGATTTAGTTCCAAAATTTCGTGTAGAAGGTCAACTTTCATATAACAATCAAGACATATACAGTCCTACTATGGATGTGGTGGAACTTCGTAAACAAGTAGGGATGGTGTTTCAACGCCCCAATCCTTTTCCTATGTCAATTTATGATAATGTTGCATACGGACTTCGAATACATGGTATAAAGAAAAAAGGAATACAGGATGAAATCGTAGAAAAAAGCTTACGTCAGGCTGCCTTATGGGATGAAGTAAAGGATCGATTACACAAATCCGCTATGGGGTTATCCGGTGGACAGCAGCAAAGACTTGTAATTGCTCGTGTTCTTGCGATACAACCAGATGTGATCTTAATGGATGAACCAGCATCTGCACTTGATCCTATTTCTACATCTAAAATTGAACAATTAATTATTGAATTAAAGCAGCAATATACAATTATCATTGTGACACATAGTATGCAACAGGCAGCGCGTGTTTCAGATGATACGGCCTTTTTCTTAAACGGTGAGATTATCGAATTTGATCAAACACATTCGATTTTCACTAATCCAAAAAAGAAAGAAACAGAGGATTATATTTCAGGGAGATTTGGTTAA
- the phoU gene encoding phosphate signaling complex protein PhoU: MVRRVFEDRLTELHETLMAMGLLVEEAIYKSVKSLVDKNVELALEVVLDDKQINEYEIEIETKCFELIALQQPVGTDLRRIATMLKVATDLERMADHAVSIAKATIRLKNETYVKPLIDIPKMAELVKEIVRESLDAYIALDREAAIEVSKKDDQIDKYFSMIFLELVEIMQQDKERIHQAIHFLLVAQHLERIGDYVTNVCEWIVYLKTGQLVDLNK, encoded by the coding sequence GTGGTTAGACGTGTGTTTGAAGATCGCTTAACAGAACTCCATGAGACATTAATGGCAATGGGATTACTTGTGGAAGAGGCTATCTACAAAAGTGTAAAATCTTTAGTAGATAAAAATGTAGAATTGGCCTTAGAGGTAGTTCTTGATGATAAGCAAATCAATGAATATGAAATTGAAATTGAAACGAAATGTTTTGAATTAATTGCACTACAACAACCAGTTGGAACGGATTTAAGACGAATTGCTACTATGTTAAAAGTAGCAACGGATTTAGAACGAATGGCCGATCATGCAGTTAGTATTGCCAAAGCGACGATTCGCTTAAAAAACGAAACGTATGTCAAACCATTAATAGATATCCCGAAGATGGCAGAGTTAGTCAAGGAAATTGTTCGTGAAAGCTTAGACGCCTATATCGCTTTAGATCGGGAGGCAGCCATTGAAGTATCCAAAAAGGATGATCAAATCGATAAATATTTTTCGATGATCTTTTTGGAACTGGTGGAAATTATGCAGCAAGACAAGGAAAGAATTCATCAAGCCATTCATTTTCTTTTAGTAGCACAACATTTGGAAAGAATCGGTGATTATGTAACAAATGTTTGTGAATGGATTGTTTATTTAAAAACGGGTCAGCTAGTTGATTTGAATAAATAA
- a CDS encoding ArsR/SmtB family transcription factor, with product MEQDNQIPFEQDHDELDEETLFIVSQTFKALSEPTRIRILHLLSDKEHSVNEIAEKLSLLQTTVSHQLRFLKNLRLVKYRREGTTLYYSHDDNHVMDILKQTINHARHH from the coding sequence ATGGAGCAAGATAATCAAATTCCGTTTGAACAAGATCATGATGAGCTTGATGAGGAGACATTATTTATTGTTTCACAAACCTTTAAGGCATTGTCAGAGCCAACGCGTATAAGGATTCTACATTTACTTTCAGATAAGGAGCATTCAGTAAATGAAATTGCAGAAAAGCTTTCCTTACTCCAAACCACTGTATCTCATCAACTACGATTTTTAAAAAATTTAAGGTTAGTGAAATATAGAAGAGAAGGAACGACGTTGTACTATTCCCATGATGATAACCATGTGATGGACATTCTTAAACAGACTATAAACCACGCAAGACATCATTAA
- a CDS encoding heavy metal translocating P-type ATPase, translating to MAEYKLQGLSCANCAREMEEEIHKLEHGEDAKVLYNTSKLIVNDEISLAQVERILATDGAAIQKDDHDGHDHAHSHAHSNRLLKLFIIVSAVLYFLAMFVGKASEGAAIALFIIAAAISGYQTFIQGVKNLFRLKFNIDTLMTIALIGAFSIGEWKEGTLVAILFGINEFLEGLGMEKARNSMASLLKVAPKEALLIEAGRERIVSIESLRAGDTVLVKPGEKIPSDGVVLEGKSSVNEAAITGESLPVEKSINQAVYGGSINNEGILKITITKSYEDSSLAKILHLVEEAQETKTPTEQFINHFAKYYTPIIILIAIIVMVIPPLFAGGDWGKWFYQGLAVLIVGCPCALVLSSPIAIVSGITRNARNGILIKGGVFLEQLGKINTIAFDKTGTLTKGQPIVEAIKQYDEKFFTVAGSVENASSHPLAKAVMKKVEEVSAPIYEVSDVNTLSGKGIVANVNGSIYFVGNEKGIPQSALTEQIKQEISEMKNHGYTLVAVANEEKVLGIMGISDEIRGESKVIIDELQQLGIKHTVMLTGDHEKTAEKVAKQIGLTNYFAGLLPDEKVAKVKELTQSGKVAMVGDGINDAPALATADLGIAMGKGTDSAIETADIVLMQDHLGKLPSAIRISKRVNRIIKLNISLALGLKLIALLLTIPGWLTLWIAILSDMGATVLVTLISLTVLIRQKHHA from the coding sequence ATGGCAGAATATAAATTACAAGGCCTTTCCTGTGCCAATTGTGCGAGGGAAATGGAGGAAGAGATACACAAGCTTGAGCATGGAGAGGATGCAAAGGTTTTATATAATACAAGCAAGCTTATTGTTAATGATGAAATTTCACTAGCACAAGTTGAAAGGATCCTTGCAACTGATGGAGCAGCAATTCAAAAGGATGATCATGATGGCCATGATCATGCACACTCCCATGCCCATTCTAATCGTTTATTAAAATTATTTATTATCGTTTCAGCTGTTCTATATTTTTTGGCTATGTTTGTAGGTAAAGCAAGTGAGGGGGCAGCGATTGCACTATTTATTATTGCTGCGGCAATTAGTGGGTACCAAACATTTATTCAAGGGGTTAAGAACTTATTCAGATTAAAATTTAATATTGATACATTAATGACGATAGCATTAATAGGCGCCTTCAGTATCGGGGAATGGAAAGAAGGAACCCTCGTTGCGATATTATTCGGTATTAATGAATTCCTCGAAGGGTTGGGAATGGAAAAGGCAAGAAATTCTATGGCATCCTTGCTTAAGGTGGCACCTAAAGAAGCTCTCCTAATCGAGGCGGGAAGAGAAAGAATTGTCTCTATTGAATCATTGAGGGCAGGTGATACTGTATTAGTGAAGCCAGGAGAAAAGATCCCATCAGATGGTGTTGTCCTTGAAGGGAAAAGCTCCGTCAATGAAGCGGCAATTACGGGGGAATCTCTACCGGTTGAAAAATCGATAAACCAAGCAGTATATGGTGGAAGTATTAATAATGAAGGAATTCTTAAAATTACTATTACAAAGTCTTACGAAGATTCCTCATTAGCGAAAATTTTACATTTGGTGGAAGAAGCACAAGAAACAAAGACACCTACTGAGCAGTTTATCAATCATTTCGCTAAATATTACACGCCTATCATTATTTTAATTGCGATTATAGTTATGGTAATCCCACCTCTATTTGCAGGAGGAGATTGGGGGAAATGGTTTTATCAAGGATTAGCCGTGTTAATTGTTGGATGTCCTTGTGCACTAGTTTTATCCTCACCTATTGCAATTGTCTCGGGAATTACTCGCAATGCAAGAAATGGGATTCTAATTAAAGGTGGAGTGTTCCTTGAACAATTGGGAAAGATCAATACTATTGCCTTTGATAAGACAGGTACATTAACAAAAGGGCAACCAATAGTTGAAGCAATAAAGCAATATGATGAAAAATTTTTTACAGTGGCTGGTTCAGTAGAAAATGCTTCATCACATCCTTTAGCAAAAGCGGTTATGAAAAAGGTTGAGGAAGTTTCGGCCCCTATTTATGAGGTATCTGATGTAAACACATTATCAGGCAAGGGGATCGTTGCTAATGTAAATGGGAGTATTTATTTTGTCGGTAATGAAAAAGGAATACCGCAATCTGCGCTTACCGAGCAAATAAAGCAAGAAATTTCTGAGATGAAAAATCACGGCTATACATTAGTGGCGGTTGCAAATGAAGAAAAAGTTCTTGGAATAATGGGAATTTCGGATGAAATACGTGGAGAAAGTAAAGTAATTATAGATGAGCTCCAGCAATTAGGAATTAAACATACGGTTATGTTAACAGGTGATCATGAAAAAACGGCAGAAAAAGTGGCCAAACAAATTGGATTAACGAATTACTTTGCTGGACTTTTGCCAGATGAAAAAGTAGCCAAAGTTAAAGAGCTCACTCAAAGTGGAAAAGTAGCTATGGTAGGGGATGGAATTAATGATGCTCCAGCACTTGCTACTGCAGATTTAGGAATTGCCATGGGAAAAGGAACGGATAGTGCAATCGAAACAGCAGATATCGTGCTAATGCAAGACCATTTAGGTAAGCTTCCTTCTGCAATTAGAATTTCTAAGCGAGTTAATCGCATCATTAAATTAAATATATCATTGGCCTTAGGATTAAAATTAATCGCCTTGTTGTTAACTATTCCAGGATGGTTAACCTTATGGATCGCCATTCTTTCTGATATGGGAGCAACTGTTTTAGTGACACTAATCAGTTTGACGGTTTTGATTCGTCAAAAACATCATGCATAA